GTTGGTTCCAACTGTAAATGAATCGcaaagttaagtggaagaaagaaaaaaaagtgcacagGCAAGAGGGATGACCAGAGAATTAAGATTTTGAAGTTAAGTCCATTTCAGAGCTTGTGTCAAGTTAACTTGTTTTGGACCGCATCTGGAGTCTGAATCAAGAAGTGGCTTAACCAGGACATGGTTAAGCCACTATTTAACAAGAGACGTCATCAGAACCATCCACCGGGCTGTATCGAGTCCAAAGTCATTGCAGCCACGTAGCAGGACGTTTTAGAGGGCCGCGTGCTTGCTGCTGACGAGCTTTACAGAGATGACCACACTGCCAGACGGACCAATACCCGGTTTAATACCTGCAGTATCACTTTGATTTATGGCCAGAAAAGCTGGTTGGGGTTTTTttgtcaagaggaagaagagACGATTGCAGCGATTCATGCAGAAAGGGCTCCGACCAAGTATAGttgtgtcaggttcaaacacctaaaacattcattaacaacacaagaaggagagacaacaatgagataggttttcaaataatcttgcaaggagatcgaacggagatgcttaataAAGATCTCCAAATtcgatctgaagcaaatccgtcgccccctctctatttattaggaaagggaatccctggttccattttgaatctaaggggtagggataagcaaaataactgtgaccttccagataaaaccaagcagttcacacagtgcagcactccagatggctgaatagagatcataaaaacacttatcatagtcacaacatatttctctgctttctgcaggccttctgcaaatataagagagagatctaaaaccttaaaacttcttagtagtaaagagtaaatatatatgataaatgaaatgaaaatagtaaataacataaaatatgtatacatagtaataataattcaagTTGTTGCTGAGAAATCAAAAGTTTGGGTTTTCATTGCTGTAAGCCAATCATCaaaaccaacacacacacatcctttagatatgtgtgtgtgttggtttgTAATGGAATTTTTATtgtcaatggaaaaaaaaaatgacaattcTTTGTCATATATTGTATGGAGCTGTACCTGcaattttgtttcattaaggtaaaaaaaaaaaaacaactcctgTAAGGGAGTGTATGAGacgatgaagaagaaaaaatgactAACACTCCATAATGAACTTGagtgttatttttaaatactgttgcattacaaaaaaaaaacaaaaaaaaaaaaccctttaccATTTGTTTTCAGAGGGGGTTAAAATATTCCTTAATGATAGAAATTCACCTTCTGCTTCAAACCTGACTCTTTACGCTCTTACCGCTGTCGCCCTTTCTGCTGACACGTTGTCTTCCACTGGGTCcaatctcctcctcctctgtagCTCACTCCAACCCTAAAGCATAACTTAAATACTCTAAAAGCATTGACAAATGAGAGCATTACATTAGGATAGTTAAGGTACTTTTTATTGATGTCTGCGCTGGCAGGAGCAATGGCTCAAAACAAAAGATGAGCGAGAAGGAGAAGACTCACTCCAAACTGAATGGTGCATTTGCAAATAACTTTAATTAGCAAGCAGACATTTATGACCCCCTTAAAACTAACAGAACCGACTCAAAATATATATTAGAGGGAGGAATTTAGAGTGCCCTTGTGTTTATCCCACAATAACGGTGTCTTCGTCTGGGAACTCGTAGTACGGGACCTCCAGGTTTAGGGGAGCGGGTCCCTTCCTTATTCTCCCAGAGGCATCGTAGTGCGAGCCGTGGCAAGGACAGTAGTAGCCGCCGTACTCTCCTGCGTTGGCGATGGGCACGCAGCCCAGATGGGTGCACACGCCCAGAACGATGACCCACTTGGGGTTGAGCACTCGATCCTTGTCGTGCTGAGGGTCGCGCAGCTCTCCCAGGTTCACGGCCGCCTCCGCCGCGATCTCCTTCTCCGTGCGGTGGCGGACGAACAGGGGCTTGCCTCTCCACTTGAAGGTCATGTTCTTGCCCTCCGGGATGTCGCCCAGCTTGATCTCGATCTTGGACAGGGCCAGGACGTCAGCCGAAGCGCTCATGGAGGAGATGAACTGGGTGACCGCCGTCTTGGCCGCGTACACGCTGATCACGGCGGTGGCTCCGGTCACCAGGTAGGAGAAGGTCCTCCTCGCCTCGCTGCTCTCCTGCGACGACTTCTGGGGATCGAGGACCTCGGGTCGGCGATAGTCGGAGAAGTCGGGGATCTTGATGTCTGTGTGGGCGAGGCGGCTTCCTGCTGGAGCTGGAACGGGATTAagacaagacaaacaaacgGAGTCAACATTCAGTTTTAACAACCATGTTAAAATACCGATGTAGTCATTTTCTGACTTAACAGAGGTACTTATTTATCTTTGACAATAACGATTCATAAATATTACAGTCACCCTAGAAACGAGACGACCTGTCTTCATGgcatgataaaaataaatgaaaaa
This genomic stretch from Fundulus heteroclitus isolate FHET01 chromosome 2, MU-UCD_Fhet_4.1, whole genome shotgun sequence harbors:
- the LOC105924574 gene encoding cytochrome b-c1 complex subunit Rieske, mitochondrial; this translates as MMSVVLRSGVFSPFYQVTKHGVRTLVFPGAKELLPAAAPAGSRLAHTDIKIPDFSDYRRPEVLDPQKSSQESSEARRTFSYLVTGATAVISVYAAKTAVTQFISSMSASADVLALSKIEIKLGDIPEGKNMTFKWRGKPLFVRHRTEKEIAAEAAVNLGELRDPQHDKDRVLNPKWVIVLGVCTHLGCVPIANAGEYGGYYCPCHGSHYDASGRIRKGPAPLNLEVPYYEFPDEDTVIVG